One window of the Runella slithyformis DSM 19594 genome contains the following:
- a CDS encoding WbqC family protein, with protein sequence MRLAIMQPYFLPYIGYLQLLNGVDKFVLYDDVNYINKGWINRNRILINGREYLFTIPLKDASQNKLINEIYLSSDLKWRGKLLKTLEQAYKKAPFYATALAVTEKIVNLDAEKLSDWIADSFRVLVDYLDIQTQIISSSSIYQNTHLKAQERILDICRQEKTEHYINPIGGRELYDKTVFEQNGIQLHFIKSQPIVYPQFKNEFVPWLSIVDIMMFNDVTTITGFLNDYELV encoded by the coding sequence ATGCGTCTTGCCATTATGCAACCTTATTTTTTGCCTTATATTGGGTATTTGCAATTGCTGAATGGGGTGGATAAGTTTGTTTTGTATGATGATGTCAATTATATCAATAAGGGTTGGATAAATAGAAACCGAATATTGATAAACGGCCGGGAGTATTTATTTACCATCCCTCTTAAAGATGCCAGCCAAAATAAACTTATCAATGAGATCTATCTCAGCAGTGATCTAAAATGGCGGGGTAAACTGCTTAAAACCCTGGAACAGGCCTATAAAAAAGCTCCCTTTTATGCTACGGCATTGGCAGTCACCGAAAAAATTGTCAACTTAGACGCCGAAAAACTGAGTGATTGGATTGCCGATAGTTTTCGTGTTTTGGTTGATTATCTTGATATTCAAACCCAGATTATATCGAGTTCGAGTATTTATCAAAATACCCATCTAAAAGCACAGGAACGAATTCTGGATATTTGCCGACAGGAAAAAACGGAACATTATATTAACCCGATCGGTGGGAGGGAACTGTATGATAAAACAGTATTTGAGCAAAACGGCATTCAGCTACATTTTATTAAATCACAACCTATTGTCTACCCTCAGTTCAAAAATGAATTTGTTCCCTGGCTGTCGATTGTTGATATCATGATGTTTAACGATGTTACGACAATTACAGGATTTTTGAATGATTATGAATTAGTTTAG
- a CDS encoding DegT/DnrJ/EryC1/StrS family aminotransferase has translation MINVTKTYLPDFDQYVSYLRKIWDKALLTNNGPLAQELEQSLKEYLKVDHLYFCGNGTIVLQMALKLLDEPGEIITTPFSYVATTNVILWENCTPVFVDIDPQTYCIDPNLIEASITEKTRAILATHVYGNACDVEAIENIARKHNLTVIYDGAHAFGAVLNGRSLLSYGDFSTCSFHATKLFHTVEGGVIIANDAKWHEKLHLLRAFGHRGDDYYFVGINGKNSEIHAAMGLCNLPLVPELIAARKAVCDVYTELLDWSHLESPHWVEGLVRNYAYYPVIFESEDKMLAVRDVLVKNDIIPRRYFYPSLNKLPFLKDAAPCPVSENISLRVLCLPLHAELPHEDVGRIAELINQNL, from the coding sequence ATGATTAACGTTACTAAAACATACCTTCCCGATTTTGATCAATATGTTTCTTATTTAAGAAAAATTTGGGACAAAGCCCTGCTTACCAACAACGGGCCGTTGGCACAGGAATTGGAGCAGAGTCTTAAAGAATATTTGAAGGTAGACCATTTATACTTTTGTGGAAATGGGACTATTGTGCTGCAAATGGCGCTCAAGCTCCTTGATGAGCCCGGCGAAATCATCACGACGCCTTTTTCGTATGTAGCTACGACCAATGTGATATTGTGGGAAAACTGCACGCCTGTATTTGTAGACATTGATCCACAAACCTATTGCATTGACCCAAATCTGATCGAAGCTTCCATAACGGAAAAAACGCGGGCTATCCTGGCAACGCACGTTTATGGAAATGCCTGCGATGTAGAAGCCATTGAGAACATTGCCCGAAAACACAATCTTACGGTGATCTATGACGGTGCACACGCCTTCGGAGCCGTTTTAAACGGGCGCTCGTTGCTTTCATACGGCGATTTTTCTACGTGCAGTTTCCATGCCACTAAGTTATTTCATACCGTTGAAGGGGGAGTTATTATTGCCAACGATGCTAAATGGCACGAAAAGTTACATTTGCTGCGGGCCTTTGGCCATCGCGGGGATGATTATTATTTTGTCGGAATCAATGGCAAAAACTCCGAAATTCATGCTGCAATGGGTCTTTGTAATCTGCCGCTTGTGCCTGAATTGATTGCCGCGCGTAAAGCGGTTTGTGATGTATATACGGAACTTTTGGATTGGAGCCATCTTGAGAGCCCGCACTGGGTAGAGGGTTTGGTGCGTAATTATGCGTATTATCCGGTCATTTTTGAGTCGGAAGATAAAATGCTGGCCGTACGCGATGTTCTTGTCAAAAATGATATTATACCACGCCGTTATTTTTATCCTTCCCTCAATAAACTGCCTTTCCTGAAGGATGCAGCCCCCTGCCCTGTCTCGGAAAATATCTCATTAAGGGTGCTTTGCCTGCCTCTTCACGCCGAGTTGCCACACGAAGATGTCGGGCGAATTGCTGAGTTGATAAACCAAAATTTGTAA
- a CDS encoding acetyltransferase: MAKVVIFGVLDTAELAHFYLTHDSDHEVVAFTVNREYVKEATFWGLPVVAFEEVETLFPPSDYKFFAPMTGRKMNKNREKVYLDAKAKGYEFISYISSKATLFGNEIGENCFILEDNTIQPFTKIGNNCVLWSGNHIGHHGVIKDHVFFTSHVVLSGHCTVESYSFFGVNATIRDYTTIAEGTLVAMSASITKNTEAWGVYMGSPAEKRPIPSYKVY, from the coding sequence ATGGCTAAAGTTGTAATTTTTGGAGTGCTTGACACGGCGGAACTGGCACATTTTTATTTGACCCATGACTCTGATCACGAAGTAGTGGCTTTTACAGTCAATCGCGAATATGTAAAAGAGGCGACTTTTTGGGGATTGCCGGTAGTGGCTTTTGAAGAGGTCGAGACCCTTTTTCCACCGTCGGACTATAAGTTCTTTGCCCCAATGACGGGTCGGAAAATGAACAAAAATCGGGAGAAAGTATACCTTGATGCCAAAGCCAAAGGCTACGAATTCATCAGCTATATCAGTTCAAAAGCAACATTGTTTGGCAATGAGATCGGGGAGAACTGTTTCATTTTAGAAGATAATACCATTCAGCCTTTTACCAAAATAGGTAATAATTGCGTACTGTGGAGCGGCAACCATATCGGTCACCACGGTGTCATTAAAGACCACGTATTTTTTACTTCGCATGTAGTATTGTCGGGGCACTGTACGGTGGAATCGTATTCATTTTTTGGTGTCAATGCCACCATTCGTGATTATACCACGATTGCGGAAGGAACACTCGTGGCCATGTCGGCTTCTATTACTAAAAATACGGAAGCATGGGGGGTATACATGGGCAGCCCCGCCGAAAAAAGACCGATTCCAAGTTATAAAGTATATTAA
- a CDS encoding glycosyl transferase yields the protein MTLAFTLCSINYLAQARTLGDSLKRTNPHIRFVIGLVDRLDTANVPADKLPEFEILELHRIGMDGLDKMCEHYNITELNTAVKPYFFRYFLKKIPQVKNVIYFDPDIIVYQPLTQLEALLEKNDFVLTPHLTTPIDDQLTPNELHHLNTGVYNLGFIALTKSPEALDFVKWWEEKLFDECKIDLCNGLFVDQHWVNFAPVFWNNVHVEKHPGWNAAYWNLHERVFTQQQGRHFVNGLPVVFFHYSGYDPAKPSVISKYQDRFTFDRRPDLNPLFDYYREELLRNHNAYYRQFPCYYIKSEPLYKYQRIRALLKKPFEKWLERL from the coding sequence ATGACATTAGCTTTTACGCTTTGCTCCATTAATTATCTGGCCCAAGCCCGCACCCTCGGGGATTCGTTGAAGCGTACCAATCCGCATATTCGATTTGTGATTGGGTTGGTTGATCGTTTGGATACGGCGAATGTTCCGGCTGACAAACTTCCTGAATTTGAAATCTTGGAACTGCACCGAATCGGGATGGACGGACTTGATAAAATGTGCGAGCATTACAACATTACCGAACTCAATACGGCGGTAAAACCCTATTTTTTCAGGTACTTTTTAAAGAAAATTCCTCAGGTAAAAAATGTCATTTATTTTGATCCTGATATTATTGTATATCAGCCACTTACGCAGCTGGAAGCATTGCTCGAAAAAAATGACTTTGTACTCACTCCTCATCTAACTACCCCCATTGACGATCAACTGACGCCCAACGAACTGCATCACCTCAACACAGGGGTGTATAATCTGGGCTTTATTGCGTTAACTAAAAGTCCGGAAGCACTGGACTTTGTGAAGTGGTGGGAAGAAAAACTGTTTGATGAATGTAAAATAGACCTCTGCAACGGACTTTTTGTCGATCAGCATTGGGTGAATTTTGCCCCTGTTTTTTGGAATAATGTACATGTAGAGAAGCATCCCGGATGGAATGCCGCCTATTGGAACCTGCATGAGCGCGTGTTTACGCAGCAGCAGGGCAGGCATTTTGTCAATGGGCTTCCGGTGGTTTTTTTTCATTACAGCGGTTATGATCCGGCCAAGCCATCGGTTATTTCTAAATACCAAGACCGATTTACCTTCGACCGGCGCCCTGATCTAAACCCGTTGTTTGATTATTATCGAGAAGAATTATTACGTAATCATAACGCCTATTATCGGCAATTTCCGTGCTATTATATTAAGTCTGAACCACTTTATAAGTACCAACGGATAAGAGCACTTTTGAAAAAACCGTTTGAAAAATGGCTGGAACGACTTTAG
- a CDS encoding glycosyltransferase family 4 protein, whose amino-acid sequence MKILFFTPTGARTGSEMVLWYLIKHLAGSDIKTAVYTRQAGELFAKNSPADATYIHKFHRGLPYYSVEAVYHRVFGLTPEESYIKRIHREFKPDVWYFNTITMPQFARLARKLNVPYVVHVHELLETFDTLRADSFSEMLTYAQTTLGCSQIVVDQLQKMGVPNLHLLHSFIDTQKISLQKDRAALRQELGLPADAFVWLMSGTMCMRKGYDMVPDLLRHLPENAYIVWLGSGSEYGVSYYLAERVKRENLNFKALGAKGGQDYYDYLNICDGFVLTSREDPFPLVMIESAYLQKPVVGFNSGGISEFVQPGMGEVAPAFDIPKLAEIMQKVMNGAITIDKNVLRERALTFDVYRQLDNWQKLLTKF is encoded by the coding sequence ATGAAGATTTTATTTTTTACACCTACCGGAGCGCGGACAGGTTCGGAGATGGTGCTTTGGTACCTGATCAAACATTTGGCAGGAAGCGATATAAAAACGGCAGTATATACGCGTCAGGCAGGAGAACTGTTTGCTAAAAACTCACCCGCAGATGCTACCTATATTCACAAATTTCATCGTGGATTACCCTATTATTCGGTGGAAGCGGTTTACCATCGGGTTTTTGGATTGACCCCTGAAGAGAGCTATATCAAACGAATTCACCGGGAGTTTAAACCGGATGTATGGTATTTCAATACGATTACCATGCCGCAGTTTGCGCGGTTGGCGCGTAAACTGAACGTGCCCTATGTGGTGCACGTTCATGAGTTGTTGGAAACATTTGACACCCTTCGGGCCGATTCTTTTTCGGAAATGCTTACCTACGCGCAGACCACGCTCGGGTGTTCGCAAATCGTGGTAGACCAACTTCAAAAAATGGGAGTGCCTAATCTTCATCTTCTGCACTCGTTTATTGATACCCAAAAAATCAGTCTGCAAAAAGACAGAGCGGCTCTGCGGCAGGAGCTGGGGTTGCCTGCCGATGCATTTGTGTGGCTGATGTCGGGAACAATGTGCATGCGTAAAGGATACGATATGGTGCCGGATCTACTCCGACATCTCCCTGAAAACGCTTATATAGTGTGGTTGGGGAGTGGAAGTGAATACGGCGTTTCTTATTATTTAGCAGAAAGGGTAAAGAGAGAAAACCTGAATTTCAAGGCTTTGGGTGCGAAAGGTGGGCAGGATTACTATGATTACCTCAATATCTGTGATGGCTTTGTGCTCACTTCCCGCGAAGATCCTTTCCCCCTGGTCATGATCGAATCTGCGTATTTACAAAAACCGGTAGTTGGATTTAATTCAGGCGGGATCAGTGAGTTTGTACAACCCGGAATGGGTGAAGTGGCACCGGCATTTGATATCCCAAAACTGGCCGAGATTATGCAAAAGGTCATGAATGGGGCCATTACCATTGATAAAAATGTACTTCGAGAGCGAGCTTTAACGTTTGATGTATATCGTCAATTGGATAATTGGCAAAAACTGTTGACGAAATTTTAA
- a CDS encoding glycosyltransferase family 4 protein, producing the protein MKKILFISHDANRAGGQIVLLQLLRQLKQYHLPMHLLLCSDGPLEEEFGALVPTTRLPRLGDVHFSPLIEKLLSLLSLAQWAKRKVLERRWKRFKELFIAQDFGLIFANTIGAAAAYRRLDFIAAPTVLFAHELEMSIKKYSDPNDMDYLMSRIGHLIVVSKAVAAYFQKTYHYPENQISTFQIIDTSLILKKIEEGKKVNVRQKMGLPADAVLVGGCGHAEWRKGNDVFMMLAQQVIPHFGNKPVYFVWVGMQNTSELYEVQRFDAERMELAERIIHVGLTPDVFQYLSQFDVFALTSREDPYPLVVLEAALAEKPIVCFEKSGGAPELVEEDAGFVVPYLDSVAMSKRIIELIDSPELRVQMGKNAKQKVLERHPTAESINNVLEIIDKLCGSKSLNHGSS; encoded by the coding sequence ATGAAAAAAATCCTCTTTATAAGCCACGATGCCAATCGTGCCGGCGGACAGATCGTTTTGCTGCAGTTGCTCCGGCAATTGAAGCAATACCATTTGCCGATGCACTTGCTTCTGTGCAGCGACGGGCCGCTGGAGGAGGAGTTTGGGGCGTTGGTTCCCACGACGCGTTTACCGCGTTTAGGCGATGTTCATTTCAGTCCGCTCATCGAAAAGCTGTTATCTCTGCTTTCGCTGGCGCAATGGGCCAAAAGAAAAGTATTGGAGAGACGTTGGAAACGATTTAAAGAATTGTTCATCGCGCAGGATTTCGGACTTATTTTTGCCAATACAATCGGCGCAGCGGCGGCGTATCGTCGATTGGATTTTATTGCTGCTCCCACGGTTCTCTTTGCCCACGAGCTGGAGATGTCCATCAAAAAATACAGTGATCCCAATGATATGGATTACCTGATGAGTCGTATCGGTCATTTGATCGTGGTGTCTAAAGCCGTAGCCGCTTATTTTCAAAAAACATATCATTACCCTGAAAATCAAATCAGTACTTTTCAGATCATAGATACATCGCTGATTCTGAAAAAGATAGAAGAAGGGAAAAAGGTAAATGTCCGACAAAAGATGGGATTGCCTGCCGATGCGGTGTTGGTCGGCGGTTGCGGTCATGCAGAGTGGCGAAAAGGCAATGATGTTTTTATGATGTTGGCGCAGCAGGTCATTCCCCATTTTGGCAATAAACCCGTTTATTTTGTATGGGTAGGAATGCAGAATACGTCTGAGTTATACGAAGTACAGCGCTTCGATGCCGAACGAATGGAGCTGGCAGAGCGTATTATTCACGTAGGGCTTACGCCCGATGTCTTTCAATATCTAAGCCAATTTGACGTCTTTGCACTCACTTCTCGGGAAGACCCTTATCCTCTGGTGGTATTGGAAGCGGCCTTGGCCGAAAAACCGATCGTGTGTTTTGAAAAATCGGGCGGTGCGCCGGAGCTTGTGGAAGAAGATGCCGGGTTTGTGGTTCCGTATCTGGACAGTGTTGCCATGAGTAAACGCATCATTGAACTTATCGATTCTCCCGAATTAAGAGTACAGATGGGTAAAAATGCCAAGCAAAAGGTATTGGAAAGACATCCTACGGCCGAAAGCATAAATAACGTTTTAGAAATAATAGACAAGCTATGCGGCTCAAAATCATTAAATCATGGGTCTTCATAG
- a CDS encoding ArnT family glycosyltransferase: protein MALISLLCFGVFLGYIGRTSARICRPSLIEWLITCFILFAGSVIITGYCLSALDLTGNTWAWAIAVFIPPAILSFIFGRIAPQTKPFSPLTMAVSRWHAAQRWYVSGSVYLRFLFGTMILSVAIIGITNLLLVLFTVPNEWDSMTGHLNRVVQYIQRGTMAHFGGTNWNIDTYPKSVCTIQIYSYLITGRFENAFKLIHHLSYWITLVCVFGIAQRITKNRLNASFFCALAFALFLDFLMQAVTTETDIVLAAYLSCLLYFLFTYRVTYENRYLYLAALSFGIAYGHKVTFTLLLPSVFAVMLYTVFLQKGKGKKKEIVTLSINWSAVFKLGAAIAVCFCLWTLPTGYVKNIQVFGHPIGPPTSLKHQSIERATSNGGYRNLFEQGSRNVVRYAYDFVNLDGLRNVEIGRDINRGMRVPLVWLEDKLRMRLDEETEFSIIPFSFERRFEFFNGNPYWGIFGFALVFPLLFLVFFGIVRSPAHWFLAVALLLHFAALSYSAPYDPWKGRYFQETGVFGVLFLTLLFTHTYSLEKSGYSIALKTYAGVITVTACVSALLAVFLNVRCLPFDALGKPSAFKMERIAMMTFARPDITKAYQTFDRLVPDSATVALGTINDDFEYPLYGKHLTRRLIPIRPFEQPLRPIPPGTDYLFYAKSDTIALFKPLPTDIRLGTDTTMKGMIVKGEDYYLRKLK from the coding sequence ATGGCACTGATTAGCTTACTGTGTTTCGGTGTTTTTTTAGGCTACATCGGACGTACATCTGCACGCATTTGTCGTCCTTCTTTAATAGAATGGCTGATTACGTGTTTTATCCTTTTTGCCGGCAGCGTTATTATCACGGGCTATTGCCTGTCTGCGCTTGATCTCACCGGAAATACATGGGCTTGGGCCATTGCGGTTTTTATCCCCCCTGCGATTTTAAGCTTCATTTTCGGCAGGATAGCTCCCCAAACAAAACCTTTTTCCCCCCTTACAATGGCTGTCAGCCGTTGGCACGCCGCTCAGCGCTGGTATGTAAGCGGGAGCGTGTATTTAAGATTTCTGTTTGGGACCATGATCCTTTCCGTTGCCATAATCGGCATAACGAATCTTTTGTTGGTTCTTTTTACCGTTCCCAACGAATGGGACAGCATGACAGGGCACCTGAACCGCGTAGTGCAATACATTCAGCGCGGCACCATGGCGCATTTTGGAGGAACCAATTGGAACATTGACACCTATCCCAAAAGTGTCTGTACGATTCAGATCTATTCGTATTTGATCACGGGGCGATTTGAGAATGCCTTTAAGCTCATCCACCATCTTTCGTATTGGATTACCTTGGTTTGTGTTTTTGGTATCGCACAGCGTATCACTAAAAACCGCCTCAATGCAAGTTTTTTCTGTGCATTGGCCTTTGCGTTGTTTTTGGATTTTTTGATGCAGGCCGTTACGACCGAGACCGACATTGTATTGGCGGCTTATTTAAGTTGTCTGCTTTACTTTCTGTTTACCTACCGGGTCACGTACGAAAATCGCTATCTGTATTTGGCAGCGTTGAGCTTTGGAATAGCTTATGGGCATAAGGTGACGTTTACGCTACTCTTGCCATCCGTTTTTGCGGTGATGCTGTATACGGTATTCCTTCAAAAAGGAAAAGGTAAGAAAAAAGAGATTGTGACATTAAGTATCAATTGGTCCGCTGTTTTTAAGCTGGGAGCTGCCATTGCGGTTTGCTTTTGCCTGTGGACTTTACCGACCGGCTATGTCAAAAATATACAGGTGTTCGGTCATCCCATCGGCCCGCCTACATCGCTTAAGCACCAGTCCATTGAGCGGGCTACGTCCAATGGCGGCTATCGGAATCTGTTTGAACAGGGCTCCCGCAATGTGGTCAGATATGCTTATGATTTTGTCAATCTCGACGGGTTGCGCAATGTTGAGATCGGCCGGGACATTAACCGGGGGATGCGTGTGCCGTTGGTTTGGCTGGAAGATAAACTTCGGATGCGGTTGGATGAAGAAACTGAGTTTTCAATCATTCCATTTTCTTTTGAACGTCGTTTTGAGTTTTTCAACGGAAACCCTTATTGGGGCATTTTTGGTTTTGCGTTGGTATTTCCTCTGCTGTTTTTGGTCTTTTTCGGGATCGTACGCTCGCCGGCGCATTGGTTTTTGGCGGTGGCTTTGCTGCTTCATTTTGCCGCCCTGTCTTATTCCGCTCCGTATGATCCCTGGAAAGGGCGGTATTTTCAGGAAACGGGCGTTTTCGGCGTGTTATTTTTAACGTTATTGTTTACCCATACATACAGCCTCGAAAAGTCAGGGTATTCCATTGCGCTGAAAACCTACGCAGGGGTAATAACCGTTACGGCGTGTGTTTCTGCGTTGTTGGCGGTATTTCTCAACGTGCGCTGTTTGCCGTTTGATGCCTTGGGAAAGCCCTCTGCCTTTAAAATGGAACGTATCGCGATGATGACCTTTGCCCGTCCTGATATTACAAAAGCATATCAGACCTTTGACCGGTTGGTGCCGGACTCTGCAACGGTGGCCTTAGGAACCATCAATGATGATTTTGAGTATCCTCTGTACGGAAAGCATCTTACCCGGCGATTGATTCCGATCCGCCCTTTTGAACAACCGCTGCGTCCTATTCCTCCGGGGACCGACTATTTATTTTATGCCAAAAGTGATACTATTGCGCTTTTCAAACCTTTGCCGACAGATATTCGATTGGGAACAGATACGACTATGAAAGGAATGATCGTGAAAGGAGAAGATTATTATCTGAGAAAATTGAAATAA
- a CDS encoding glycosyltransferase family 2 protein, with the protein MDVSIIIIHYKTLKLTTDCIRSIYAYTKGVSFEIIVVDNDSQDGAGEIITAEFQEIQWLNMGYNAGFSRANNTGIRAAKGRYYLLLNSDTELIDDIITRCVHRLDTQPDTAACGGIQLFSDRTPRPFYRSLAIFKRTLYVLPPGQFFKTVLEKLIPETYYDDPDQVDWIPAAFLLAKREAVAKAGLLDEDFFLYGEDVEWNCRLGRTGKLKVFEDCGYIHHEWGSNPRRKDVLITIINRFYPQIQLSNLVWVRKEFGIGRYLGLMLNYYLMIPIYFGWKIALNASKFRNPFGELEQQKDFARKVWLFSTYFWKIIRNKPYFYKLDPKSHV; encoded by the coding sequence ATGGACGTTTCGATTATCATCATTCATTACAAAACCCTCAAATTAACAACCGATTGCATTCGCTCCATTTATGCGTATACAAAAGGGGTTAGCTTTGAAATTATTGTGGTCGACAATGATTCGCAGGATGGAGCCGGGGAAATCATCACCGCAGAATTTCAGGAGATTCAATGGCTGAATATGGGCTATAATGCTGGATTTTCACGGGCAAATAATACGGGAATCCGAGCCGCAAAAGGACGCTATTATTTGCTGCTCAACTCTGATACCGAACTCATTGATGATATCATAACGCGTTGTGTACATCGGTTGGATACCCAGCCTGATACGGCTGCCTGCGGCGGGATTCAACTTTTTTCTGACCGAACGCCCCGCCCTTTTTATCGCAGTTTGGCCATCTTTAAACGGACATTATACGTGCTGCCTCCGGGGCAATTCTTTAAAACGGTACTCGAAAAACTGATTCCCGAGACATACTATGATGATCCCGATCAGGTGGATTGGATTCCGGCGGCATTTTTATTGGCCAAACGGGAAGCCGTAGCAAAGGCAGGATTGCTGGACGAAGATTTTTTCCTGTATGGTGAAGATGTTGAATGGAACTGCCGATTGGGCCGCACCGGGAAGCTGAAAGTATTTGAAGACTGCGGGTATATTCATCATGAATGGGGCAGTAATCCCAGAAGGAAAGACGTGTTGATTACTATTATCAATCGTTTCTATCCTCAAATTCAGCTTTCCAATTTGGTTTGGGTTCGCAAAGAGTTTGGAATCGGGCGCTATTTAGGACTTATGCTCAATTATTATCTGATGATTCCCATCTATTTTGGGTGGAAAATCGCGCTTAACGCGAGTAAATTTCGAAATCCTTTCGGTGAATTAGAGCAACAAAAAGATTTCGCACGTAAAGTTTGGCTGTTTTCTACCTATTTTTGGAAAATCATTCGTAACAAGCCCTATTTTTATAAGCTCGATCCAAAGAGCCATGTCTAA
- a CDS encoding ABC transporter ATP-binding protein, protein MQVIVAEDISKKYIIDHQKAIRKSYTLRDTFSEKIKHFFGKGEQDEVEKEEFWALRDVNFSVDQGDRVGIIGHNGAGKSTLLKILSKITEPSAGKVTIKGRVASLLEVGTGFHPELTGRENIFLNGAILGMKRQEIKSAFESIVDFAGVEKFLDTPVKRYSSGMYVRLGFAISAHLSPEILIIDEVLAVGDADFQKKCLGKMRDVSESGRTILFVSHNLAAVQSLCNRAFYFEHGRLKMQGDTTHVVNNYLSHVAKTNLEHVWQTPEEAPGTDEVRFRTVRIDPEYQDQKHYIDVRTPVNVHIEFWNMADRADLNLSLHLYAFTGECIFNVGTSSQSFEKGLVSATLEIPGNFLNDGSYVISIMVVKDTSTVLFQLPDALSFEVEDHREGVTWYGKWPGYVRPQLNFQISQSEVPV, encoded by the coding sequence ATGCAGGTAATTGTTGCAGAGGATATAAGTAAGAAATACATCATCGACCACCAAAAAGCGATACGTAAAAGTTATACTTTACGCGATACCTTTTCGGAGAAAATAAAGCACTTTTTTGGAAAAGGAGAGCAGGACGAGGTAGAGAAAGAAGAATTTTGGGCGCTTCGTGATGTTAATTTCTCCGTTGATCAGGGTGATAGGGTAGGCATTATCGGCCATAACGGTGCAGGCAAATCTACTTTGTTGAAAATTCTGAGTAAAATAACCGAGCCTTCCGCAGGAAAAGTAACGATAAAAGGGCGGGTAGCCAGTTTATTGGAGGTTGGAACTGGCTTTCACCCTGAATTGACAGGCCGCGAAAATATTTTCCTTAACGGTGCCATATTGGGCATGAAGCGGCAGGAAATTAAAAGCGCCTTTGAAAGTATCGTTGATTTTGCAGGAGTGGAAAAATTTCTGGATACTCCGGTAAAACGTTACTCTTCCGGAATGTACGTGCGATTGGGATTTGCTATTTCCGCTCACTTAAGTCCCGAAATCCTTATCATTGATGAAGTACTGGCCGTAGGAGATGCTGATTTTCAGAAAAAATGCCTCGGCAAAATGCGTGATGTATCTGAAAGCGGTCGTACTATTCTGTTTGTCAGTCATAACTTGGCGGCGGTACAGTCCCTTTGCAATCGTGCCTTTTATTTTGAACATGGCCGTCTGAAAATGCAGGGAGATACTACGCACGTTGTCAATAATTACCTAAGTCATGTTGCCAAAACGAATTTGGAGCATGTTTGGCAAACGCCCGAAGAAGCTCCCGGCACCGATGAAGTACGCTTTCGTACTGTACGTATTGACCCGGAATATCAGGATCAAAAACATTATATAGATGTAAGAACTCCCGTCAATGTTCATATTGAATTTTGGAATATGGCTGATCGTGCCGATCTAAATTTAAGCCTGCACTTGTATGCCTTTACGGGAGAATGTATATTTAACGTAGGAACTTCATCACAATCTTTTGAAAAGGGATTGGTCTCGGCTACATTGGAGATTCCCGGTAACTTCCTGAATGATGGTTCATACGTTATTTCAATTATGGTCGTTAAAGATACCTCGACGGTATTGTTCCAATTGCCCGATGCACTCTCCTTTGAAGTGGAAGACCACCGGGAGGGCGTGACTTGGTATGGCAAGTGGCCCGGATACGTCCGACCTCAATTAAATTTTCAAATTTCTCAGTCAGAAGTACCGGTCTAA